AGACCAAGTCTCAATATTTGAGAAATGGTCGCAAATTCTGTTACATGGGACATCGGCGATGGTTGGATGTTAACCACGATTTCCGCAAAGAAGGTATGTCATTTGATGGATCTAATGATACTCGATTGGCTCTTGAACCACCAGTCACATCTGACATTATTGTGGAAACTGAACATTTACTTGGACGTTGTCTGGGTAGGAAATGTCAACTTGCttacaaaaaaaaggaagacaaaaaaaaggaagagaagaagggAGGCAGACCAGAGTGGTTGGAAGAAAAGGAGTATATGTTTCACCTTGCCTTATTGGGAGGATCACCACACAATCTTGATGTGATGCATATAGAGAAGAATGTGATGGACAATATACTAAGCACACTATTGAATTTGAAGGATAAAACGAAGGATAATTACAAGGCACGCCTTGACTTGGCGGACATGGGGATAAGGAGTGAACTCCACCTACAACGAAAAAGTGATGATCAGTATACCATACCGGCCGCATGTTTTCATATGACTTCATCAGAGATAGATGGTttcttgcaagttttgaaggacGTAACAGTGCCTGATGGGTACGCTTCCAATATCTCACACCGTGTGAATATGAAAGAACGCAAGATTTTTGGTTTAAAGAGTCATGATAATCACATATTGATGCAACAACTTTTTCCCATAGCATTACGTGGGTCTTTGCCATCTCATGTTACTAGGTCTTTGATAAAGTTAGCTTGCTTCTTTAGAGAAATTTGTTCCAAAACCCTCACGGTTTCAGATATTGTGACTAGTGAGGCAGACATTGCAGTGACATTGTGTGAATTGGAAAAGATATTTCCTCCATCCTTCTTTATAGTGATGGTACATTTGGTCATGCACTTAGCTGCTGAAGCTCAGATTGGTGGTCCAGTGCACTATCGTTGGATGTATCCAATTGAGAGGTAAGATGTGTGTAATATTATTGATCAACTTCCAATTTCATTTGCGTGTTCGAATTACCATTGCCAATCATTAATCTTATCATTCCTTTGTAGGTACCTCTCACGTCTTAAGTCTTACGTACGAAATAAAGCTGTTCCAGAAGGGTTTATTGCTGAAGGATACATAGTAGAGGAGTGCTTAGCATTTTGTTCACGGTATATGAAAGGAGTTGAAAATATATTCAATCGACCTGGATGATTGAGGAGTCAACGGAGGTGGTTTCGATCATGACACTAAACAATAAAGAGTGGACCTAAGCCCATCGCTACGTTTTATTCAATTCCGAAAACATCAACCACTTTCGTGAGTAAGTATTACGtatacaaatataattgcacGTCAATCCAATGTACGTAAGGTCTATTAACCCTAATACAATTGCCTGCACAGGATGCACAAAAGATTGATAGAGGATGAACTTCAAAAAGGCCACACTCGTAATGTTTCCGATGCCATTATATATAAGCACCACATGGAGAAGTTTTGTACTTGGTTTAGGGGTCACGTACGTATGACATTTTCAACTTATTAAACTTGTAACACTATCTCAACTATGATTAATTGTACtgatatgaattattttattttggccaacTGATGTTAGGTGATGTCCCTCACTGGTGCTGATAAGGAAAGGGAGGGAGTTAGTGATACCCTTGTTGCATGGTCCAAATGGCTGTATATTTATGTAAAGCggttcaagcattatgtcataAATGActtaaaatttaggagtgtAAATGATGAGGCAAACAGGAAAACGCAGAATAGTGGAGTTAGTGTCGCTACTGAAGGGGGCAATACTTACTatggtattttaagtgatataATTGAGTTGAATTATTCTGACAATATCAAACATGTGTTATTCAAGTGTAAATGGGTTCATGACCAACATAGGAAAGGATATAGGACTGATGAATTTGGGTTTCCTATGGTGAACTTTACACATTTCATACATGGTGGGGATAAAGTGATGGATGAACCATATGTCTTAGCACCTTAAGCTACACAAGTTTTCTATGTGGAAGATAAAAGCCACAAGGATTGGTATgctattttcaaaactaaagcTAGGGATGCATTTGATGCTGGTGTTGGTCCCCAACGTGAGGAGTATGACACAAATAGTTTTTCTAAAAATGCTCCCTACAATATAAGTACTAATGAGGTTGTGAGTGACAACCTTCGTCGGGCTCAGGATGATCTAGAGGGAATGACAATTGATGCCTCCATCATTGCTGAAAGAGATCTTCATGGAGTAAACAATGAAGATAAGTTTATTGACGATGAGTCTGACAATGAAGATGACAACAAGGATGAGTACACCAAGGATGAGTAGTGTAATAGTTTAGTGGTGTATTATGTGTTTGGATGTTACAGTTGTTAATGAAAACGTATTCATTCATGAATTAGTTGGAATGCCTCTATGTAGTATAATTGAATTTGTTAATTCCTCTTAATATTGttaattcctttaatttttacttattatGTATCCAATTCCTTCCCCTCTTCGCTATTGCATTTGAAATTCATTTCTTTTGAACTTGGATATATGTTCGTGTGGTGTTAGGGTTTCATTTCGTTGTGGTTGTAGTGTTTGGCAAAGAGAAGATCATAAACTTGGATATATGTCTGTATATATTGTTAGatattaaaataagttattttacCCAGTTTGTTTCACTTACATTTTATGCAATTGATTGTTGTCtataattaatagtttttttgttttgtaaagttGTTGGACGCAAGAATGGATAAGAAATGCCGATTGCCACTTGTAGAAGTTGGCGAAGGACTCTCAAGTTCACGACAGAGGGGGGAGGAGCTGCAAGCCGCCCATACTAGTAATGCTGGGTCACAACCCCCAAGTAGTTTACATGTCTTGAAATGTAACATTTGATATTTATTACTGTTGTAACtaattttttggttgtttgctgCAGGAATGGAAAGGGACCATCCATTGACAGTTGTACAAGTTAGCCAAGGTTCATCACGCTCACGAGACAGCATGCAGGAGGAGTTAAGGCCCGCCTATGATGCTGAGCACACAAGATGGGAGgaaggagatgatgatgatgatgatgatgagacaCAGCCGCCTTCTGTAGGTAGTTATTCTTACAGTGTAGATTATTCGTACAGAAATGAAAATAGGCACCTCCTTTATAATAACAGCAATAATACTAGAAGTTCAAACCATAAGTATAAAATACTACAAAATATCTCATTATTACTAGACTATTACTTTAACCTCCGGTCTCTTAGCACTTCGatgtaatgaattttttaccACACTAATACATAGTGTAAGTAATGAAGTTAACTAGAAGGAGTGTAATTGCACTAAATAAATCAGAACAAAACTCCATATTTGAATAAAACTTAAGAGACcaatgtaatttttaattttttgtgttcctTTTGGTTTGTTGTGCATCTAGATGAACTTATTCTTTTGATTGTGTAGAAAAAGAGTTATATCATAAATTAGATAatgctttaaaaaattgtacattttttttaaaggtgtaAATAACCACGTTCAAGGGAAGGATGATTTAGTTAATAAGTTTGGCCCAAAGTTAACTAAATGTTAGTGTTGGAAAACTTggtttataaaaaagaaaaaaaaaaatcaaaagtgaTATATATTGTGGAATGTGATAGTCAATTTGGAATTGCTcaattatatttatgtttttattttgaatcaggttattaaaatttgattaatgTAAAAGAGCgaaacctttatttattttttttaaagtaaattctTATTTCAACGGTTACAAACTGTTGAAACTtatttacacacacatatatactatttttattgaTCAATACACACATGTACATATACTTCATAATATCTCAAGATGCCAAGCTCAATTTTAGAGGCTGCAACTTGGGCAACCTGAGCTTGTTGGAGGTAAACAAGCGCGTGTAAGTCTCATCCCTAACTAGCACAGCTCAATATGTGAAATTTTTAGCCCTCACCCAACCCAACCTAGGCTGAAATTAGTTGCCTTGTTGTGATTGAATTGACTCAAGGTGGGTCAAGTTATGCTTCTCttaatagtagtagtagttggAGATATCAATAGCTTTTTTCTGTCTATTTACAACAGCCAACTTTCAAGCAAGATTAGCATACCTTATGCTTAAAAAGCATGCATGATTTACTATGTGTATACAAGTGTGTAGATTCACATGTACTATACAAATTATAAAGAACTCTCTAGAGAAATAATTTGCATGAGTATTGTATCTACAAGAGCTAGTATCAGACTTGTCTCTATGTCAAAGATAGTAGAAACCAATACACTTAGAGTGTCTAGGGCATATATGCTAGGTTGATGTGCAATTTGCAGCTTAACAAACAACGTTTTTAAGCATACTAggacaaaaatgaaatatgatTATGCTTGATAAGCAACAAGAACTTGACAATGACATTGCCATGTCAAATAATGTGGATGGAAATCCGAAGACAATAGTCAGAAGTTGAATAAATATTAGCCATAAGCTCCTAAGGAACCCTCTCTCTTCTAGTTGGATAAATTTAGTCTTCAATTTCACAGAAATACTATAAGAGTGATGATACAAATGTGTCaacttttaaaacaaaaaataatagcaaTTTGGAAATTTAATTATCATGATGTTGATGTGGTTCCAATCACATTAATTGCTACCTTGGTTCGCAAactgtttatttgtaaaattggtgGCACTTATAGCATTTTCCATACTTTAATTTCAACAATTGTAGTAAAGGACAACACAATATAGCTTGCAAAAGAGGACAATTTTTCAGTAGCTTTCAAATGACACCATAATAGATTACCACTACAAGAGGTTCATTAGTTAGTATAAGTAGcctatgtctttttttttttttttttttttgggttgttttttctttttttttttttttttttttttataggcatATAAGCAGCCATGCTTGAGGTGAAAAAGGTCTATCTAATTCTTAATccaccaaaaacaaattaagcaAACTAAAATACTAAATCCTTCAATCCAGCAAGAATGTTACAAAGGAGACAATGCATCAGTATCTTAACCATTGAAACTGAGCCAGAAAACATTGACTCAATCACTTGCATTTGCAAATTTCATATGTGCTAATGGATCAAAAATTAGAACTACTTATCAAATGACTAATAAGGTCTAAATAGATATTTGAATTGCTGCACATTTTCTCTGCATAAAGCCACAAAACATCAACCATCATTGGATAGTGAGCAAATTAAACAAAGCATCTACTTTCTTTAATTAATAGACCTAATAATgtcaaaaacatgaaaatgtATGTATACATGCGTTTGATCGTAGTGTTCTAGAGAAAATTTGACTTGCACTTCGGCTATATACAAAATTAAAGAGGATTCAAGCATATAAATTATCTCTGTcaataaataaatgcataagCAATTAAATGTGTGAGCAAAAATTAAAAGCCtgctatttaaaatattaatttgactTATTTCTTATGACCAATGAATCAACTTTATGCATCCCATACAGATTGCAAAAGTTCATTCTCATTTTTAGTCCAAGACTCAACAAAACCATACTCCCTAATGTTAATTTATCAGATCACTGAGACAAATGAAGCTAGCAATTCCTTGAACACTGCAAGTCTCTCATCATATTGGTGCAGCCCTTCTCCTGGgctatttttttctcacaaaacCAATTAGGCAATATGCACTGTTTTGGCTCACCAAAATTCCATTGAACCAAAACACTTTTCCTGGGCTCTACACTCTGTTTAATATATGTAATATATAGACTGATGAAATTTTGAGATGCAAGCTGAAAATAGAGGCTGCAACTTGAGCAACCTAGGCTGGTTTACacatatatactatttttattgaTCAGTATACACACGTACATATACTTCATAATATCTCAAGATGCCAAGCTCAATTTTAGAGGCTGCAACTTGGGCAACCTGAGCTTGTTGGTGGTAATCAAGAGCATGTAAGTCTCATCCCTAACCAGCACAGCTCAATATGTGAAATTTTTAGCCCTTACCCAACCCAACCTAGGCTGAAATTAGTTGCCTTGTTGTGACTGAATTGACTCAAGGTGGGTCAAGTTATGCTTCTCTTAATAGCAGTAGTAGTAGTTGGAGATATCAATAGCTTTTTTCTGTCTATTTACAACAGCCAACTTTCAAGCAAGATTAGCATACCTTATTCTTAAAAAGCATGCATGATTTACTGTGTGTATACAAGTGTGTAGATTCACGTGTACTATACAAATTATAAAGAAATCTCTAGAGAAATAATTTGCATGAGTATTGTATCTGCAAGAGCTAGTATCAGTCTTGTCTCTATGTCAAAGATAGTTGGAACCAATACACCTAGAGTGTCTAGGGCATATATGCTAGGTTGATGTGCAATCTGCAGCTTAACAAACAACGTTTTTAAGCATACATAgatgttggaaaaaaaaaaagcatttagtGGTAGGAcaacaaaaagaataaaaatcaatttataaaGAAAAGGAGCCAGCCAAAATCTTGATGATTTTCCCTGATGTCCAAAACAAGTCTATAAACCAGGCTTATGCAATCAATGCATTGTTTTAAACTTTGAAAATTAAGCTGGAGACCAAATTCCAAAAGTTTATTACTCTATTCATATAAATCTACAGATGCTTGCCACCTTAAAAAGAGAATGGAATTATAAATTGATAGATAAATCAATaagaaaggaaacaaaataCGGAAGGGGGCTGGGGACAATCAATTATATGCCAGATTCTAGTTAACTATggtaaaaaattacaatttttttccctgatatgtaaacaaaattcaaaacaaaaatatgatacACCAATGCCTAATAAACATTTAGTTATCCACTCCAATATTAATCCAAGTAGGATTTGTTTTGGCTTTGTGATTATCCAATGACTAGTGAGTAGTGACAATCTCTAACACCCACATTGGGTTATCTGTACTCTGTACGATAAAGTattaaaaactcattttaattttgttctatttttaaACGGTAAATAGGATCAAGTatgtgatttggtttttttattaatattttctaatGAGTTGATTAGCCCTAGTTTCACCTTTTCTAGCTAAAACATTGTATTCAGAATCTAGTGAGTGAAACTCACGTAACATATGTTGCTATCTTTTAGGGCATTCATCAAATTTCACTcctaaatcttttttctttaattggcTAAATACTCCTCAACTTTGACACACTGTCATTTTAATCATTTCATTGGATTTTCAATCAGAACAATTATAACTCCTTACCTAGAGGTTCAACCACGTGACATGTACATGACACTGGCAGTAATGTTGTTTTCAATATTATAGGTAATATGGTTGAATTATATGCAAATCATGTGATTAAGAGCATCTTCACCAACTTACataaattttttggataaaaacagttttttatttttgaaagggATAAAAACAGCTTTTAGATAGAGACATCAACTTATTTGTTATTATCAGTTTCTTTAAGTATCAAAATGTCCACATTTACAAAGATCACATATATCATGTTAGTTGAGCACTTGAGCTATATATAGTGACTTCTCTCTAATTGTGAACttttaaatttcattcctaATAATGGTTTACTATATGCAGAAGATTTGGTCCAAGAAACCCCACCATCCAGTAATGGGCGTGCAGAAGATTCAGTTCAGGAAACCCCAGTatccaataatttaaataaaaagcaTGGGATAATGCTAATGTAGCGAATATGGTCTCTTCCAGCGAACAAGAAACTTGCATGTGGGTTAAATGGGAGCCGCCAATTGGTTAGGGAAAGCGGGCAAACATTCAAAAGGTGGTTGGGCACCTTATGCATCTGCCACACCTATTGCCCACTTATGCCAAGTAATTGGACGCATGTCTCTCGTAAATGCAAAGAAGATGCCTGGATAGAGATAGAGGTTGTATCAAATTAAGCTACTTTTAGATGTTATGTATAGCCGTGTATGTGCTAAATGACATTTTTAGTAGGGTGGATTATTGCACTATgctaattcaatttttacatttCAGAAAAAGTGGATCATTGACCCAGAAATTATCAAACCAGCTAATCAAATGAACTGGGCAATGCACTTACTAGGGGAGTTGAGGAGGAATCGAAGGAGTaagtttaaaaagaaatgctacCTAAAAGATGCGTTGAAAGAAGATGTCATTAAAAATAGACCATCTTGGGCTGAGGAGCAGGACTACCACACGCTAGTTGACTATTGGTTTGACTCTAAAATGAAGGTTGCGCTATTTTCTTGCTCTATTATCTTTTAGTGGTAATATACATATGATGGGATATTTGGATATACCGAGTACAGTGTTTTaactgatttttttgttttaatttgttggtgGGAATGTGTTCGTAGACATTAATTGATACGAACAAGAGAAGTCATGCGTTTCAGAAGGATGTAGCGAGGATAGGGCCTATAAGTTTTGCCCAAACTGCTGACGATATGGTAAGAAATGCATTATACAACAACTAGCCAGGTTTTAATGTTATACTATTTTAATCGAACTTGTGACATATTGGTATCAATAAATTCtagttgtatttatttatttatttatttatttttttttttgttgaaagaacATGGTCGAtttgaattcaagaaaattaaaatagattttgTCAGCATGAGTTTAGCATTGAGGAATGGCTTGCATGGAGATGACAGTAATGGTGGCAATGCCCAACATTGTCGTAGGGTCCAAACTAAGCAATCCACAATTTCATTACTGCAATAATATAAACTTCTTGGTTTAGAAataatcaatattaaaaaatcacaaaaaaattttccatacaTATTGTTtggttaaattaaaattattatgtgtGATGAATCTGAAGAGTTTGAAGAAACTAGTTTACTGATGGAGAGCACAGTGTTGGGGTAAGGAAGACTTGGCTTTTTTGCATGTTTATCACTGTTAATAGACATTTCTTGTGATGTTTCCTATTTTTGATTAGtgatttcattaatatttatgtttgccaCTTTGTTAGCAAGAGTTTGGTTTGGTATATAGCAATTggttgttctttaaatttgctTTCCTTTGTTACCTTATTTGTGGAAAACTAAATAGGTTGAAAGTAAACAGCTCCAATACAATTGGGTTGCATATATGCAGGGGGTTGTAGCCGcatttaaaacgtggctatagacaaattgtaaaaatatttagggggttgtagccacgtttaaaacgtggctatagacaaattctaaaaatagtCAGGGGGttatagccacgtttaaaacgtggctataggtgaTAGATATAACCACATTTAAGAAATGTGGCTATAGTCGTGTTTTAAATGCAGCTAAAATGTCTTCAAAGCTGTCAACAAGGGTGCTATGGCCGCACTTTCTCAAACGTTGCCTAAGAAATGGctattttatttaatcaaaGGGCAAGAGTGTTGGTACCAAAAACCACTTGATACAAAGCATTCACATGAAGAA
This genomic stretch from Quercus robur chromosome 4, dhQueRobu3.1, whole genome shotgun sequence harbors:
- the LOC126722213 gene encoding uncharacterized protein LOC126722213, with the translated sequence MKWHVNGRTDDGVMRHPADSDAWKMFDNKHLHFSSDPRNVRLGLAADGFNPFGIMSISHSTWPVMLVPYNLPPWLCMKRSSLILSLVIPGPTSPGIAIDVYLESLVEELRELWDVGVQAYNASSKEVFQLRAVLMWTINDFPTYADLSGWSTKGELVCPSCAVKTKSQYLRNGRKFCYMGHRRWLDVNHDFRKEGMSFDGSNDTRLALEPPVTSDIIVETEHLLGRCLGRKCQLAYKKKEDKKKEEKKGGRPEWLEEKEYMFHLALLGGSPHNLDVMHIEKNVMDNILSTLLNLKDKTKDNYKARLDLADMGIRSELHLQRKSDDQYTIPAACFHMTSSEIDGFLQVLKDVTVPDGYASNISHRVNMKERKIFGLKSHDNHILMQQLFPIALRGSLPSHVTRSLIKLACFFREICSKTLTVSDIVTSEADIAVTLCELEKIFPPSFFIVMVHLVMHLAAEAQIGGPVHYRWMYPIERYLSRLKSYVRNKAVPEGFIAEGYIVEECLAFCSRMHKRLIEDELQKGHTRNVSDAIIYKHHMEKFCTWFRGHVMSLTGADKEREGVSDTLVAWSKWLYIYVKRFKHYVINDLKFRSVNDEANRKTQNSGVSVATEGGNTYYDKSHKDWYAIFKTKARDAFDAGVGPQREEYDTNSFSKNAPYNISTNEVVSDNLRRAQDDLEGMTIDASIIAERDLHGVNNEDKFIDDESDNEDDNKDEYTKDE